A DNA window from Linepithema humile isolate Giens D197 chromosome 6, Lhum_UNIL_v1.0, whole genome shotgun sequence contains the following coding sequences:
- the Ppt1 gene encoding palmitoyl-protein thioesterase 1, whose amino-acid sequence MDRVATKWKLSHSFIFIVVIFLCANVDHCLDERKEKTDSPIPIVLWHGMGDSCCFTFSLGKIQEILQNEIPGIYINSIRIGNNVIEDVENSYFGNINEQIKNVCEQLSQDTRLQNGYNAIGFSQGAQFLRAVAQRCPNPPMLNLISLGGQHQGVFGIPKCSDTSQLCNYMRRMLHLGAYLWYIQKSLIQASYWHDPLKEDEYRKKNMFLADINNENTINTEYKNNLQKLQALILVKFENDTMVDPAESEWFGFYKSGQAEEIQKLQQSELYKQDWLGLRAMEMDGKVHYLSLPGDHLQFTANWFINNIIKKYLV is encoded by the exons ATGGATCGTGTTGCAACAAAATGGAAGCTAAgtcattcttttatttttatcgtcgtGATATTTCTATGCGCAAATGTCGATCATTGTTTAGatgaaaggaaagaaaaaactgATTCACCAATACCGATAGTGCTTTGGCATGGAATGG GTGATAGTTGCTGCTTTACTTTCAGTCTTGGAAAAATACAAGAGATTCTTCAGAATGAAATACCTGGAATCTATATCAATTCCATACGAATTGGAAATAATGTTATAGAG gatGTTGAAAATAGCTACTTTGGAAATATTAatgagcaaataaaaaatgtgtgtgAACAATTGTCGCAAGATACAAGGCTTCAAAATGGATATAATGCCATTGGCTTTTCTCAAGGAGctcaattttt aaGAGCAGTGGCACAAAGATGTCCGAATCCACCAATgttgaatttaatatctttaggTGGTCAGCATCAAGGTGTTTTCGGCATACCAAAGTGCTCAGATACATCTCAATTGTGCAATTATATGCGGCGCATGCTTCATCTCGGTGCATATTTAtg GTATATTCAAAAGTCATTAATACAAGCTTCTTATTGGCACGATCCTCTGAAAGAAGATGAAtatcgaaagaaaaatatgttccTTGCCGatattaataacgaaaataCTATCAACACG gaatataaaaacaatcttCAAAAGCTCCAAGCTTTAATTCTTGTTAAATTCGAAAATGATACAATGGTGGATCCGGCGGAATCGGAGTGGTTTGGATTTTACAAGTCTGGCCAAGCGGAGGAAATACAGAAACTACAGCAAAGCGAACTATACAAACAG GATTGGCTTGGATTGCGTGCAATGGAAATGGATGGCAAAGTTCACTATCTTTCATTACCTGGTGATCACTTACAATTTACGGCCAACTggtttattaacaatataattaaaaaatatttagtgtaa
- the LOC105671439 gene encoding epidermal growth factor receptor substrate 15 homolog gives MDNDYYSIMYAWFEKCGIISNIRTQLRQNLVNALKHKDLGLCKNKEVRSAKQYVYDMLIAEYLFSHNYSFTLSIFASEVPLLVNFCNNVSQHSDGNDIGGKNKLQSDYIVHTLETLGIDPNKPDGKHIISSYMNSETSLLLAILSSIASLVFNSQSSVKSFLLDKETQTNLAMEANFINATKMQVMRKKIMQQKQLYDEELKAKENRLKQQASIIKHQLNSLNAKVEKVQNLMQSLMLKEKQLNEKESSSTQYILQKEMELSMKQNFLTQEIDRLQREQDSYKTVENDLKKLQQEFIKMQKEMSQDVSKQSVQNIRNIHVQTDLENRTIIDECRTLQQEKLELTNLVREQRSMIEQITQRSAQLLRQLEKIRLLQSNSMVRVTSANAIVSESSSTEDILQDAKMRLKRLEEESSKADQYFCNFVSTSS, from the exons atGGATAATGATTATTACTCTATTATGTATGCatg GTTTGAAAAATGTGGGATTATATCTAACATCAGAACACAACTGCGTCAGAACTTAGTTAACGCTTTAAAGCATAAAGATCTAGGgctatgtaaaaataaagaagtgaGATCAGCGAAACAGTATGTTTATGATATGTTAATAGCTGAGTATCTGTTTAGTCATAATTATTCTTTCACTTTGTCGATATTTGCTAGCGAAGTTCCGCTTTTAGtcaatttttgcaacaatGTGTCACAGCACTCTGATGGCAACGACATAGGTGGcaagaataaattgcaaaGCGATTACATAGTGCATACCCTGGAAACACTGGGTATTGATCCAAATAAACCTGATGGCAAGCATATTATATCAAGTTATATGAACAGTGAAACATCATTGTTATTAGCCATTCTAAGTTCTATAGCTTCGCTAGTTTTCAATTCACAATCTTCAGTTAAAAGTTTCTTGCTGGATAAGGAAACACAGACTAACTTAGCTATGGAAGCAAATTTCATAAATGCTACAAAAATGCAAGTAATGAGGAAGAAAATTATGCAACAGAAACAATTGTATGATGAGGAATTGAAAGCGAAGGAAAACAGATTGAAGCAGCAAGCATCCATTATAAAACATCAGCTTAACTCTTTGAATGCAAAAGTGGAAAAAGTTCAG AATTTAATGCAATCTTTGATGCTGAAAGAAAAGCAGCTAAACGAGAAGGAAAGCAGTAGcacacaatatattttacagaaagaAATGGAGCTGTCTATGAAGCAAAATTTCTTAACACAAGAAATTGATAG attgcAGAGAGAACAAGATAGTTACAAGACGGTTGAGaacgatttgaaaaaattgcaacaagAATTCATCAAGATGCAAAAAGAGATGTCGCAAGATGTGTCGAAACAAAGCGTCCAGAACATTAGAAATATTCACGTGCAAACCGATTTGGAAAATCGAACAATAATAGACGAATGCAGAACTCTGCAGCAAGAAAAGTTGGAATTGACAAATCTTGTACGAGAGCAACGGTCAATGATAGAGCAAATCACGCAACGTAGCGCGCAGTTATTGCgtcaattagaaaaaatacgTTTATTGCAATCAAATTCTATGGTTCGCGTTACCAGTGCAAACGCAATCGTCAGCGAGAGCAGTTCGACAGAAGATATTCTGCAGGATGCTAAGATGCGATTAAAGCGTCTAGAAGAAGAAAGCTCTAAGGCCGATcagtatttttgcaatttcgttAGTACCTCTTcatag